AGTAGCGGAGAGGATTATTCGACGGACGAAGCAACGTTCTACGACGGCAACGACATGTCCGGACAGACGATTGACTCGATCAGTCGATCGTTGCAGCGGTTCGATTGGCCCGACTACGTAGTGTTTGTGCTGATGCTGCTAATCTGTATCGTGATTGGGATTTTCTTCGGCTATCAAGATCACCAGAAGCACAAACGGCGCCGAAAGCAGGCGCGCAGAGAGTCGGAAGCGCTGGACTATCTGGTCGGCGGCCGGAAGATGCAAATTTTCCCTGTATCAGTATCGTTGGTAGCGAGCTGGATCTCCGGCATCTCTCTGTTGGGGACATCTACCGAGATTTATGTGTATGGTACGCAATATTGCTACATAGTGTTTGCTGTGATCATAATGGGTTTTGCGTTGCATCACATTTTTCTGCCCGTTTTCCACGAGCTACAAATTACCTCTGCCTACGAGGTGAGTGCAACGGGTGGAGATCGTGCATTTCAAACTAGTAACGCGCATGGTTCATTCTTCAACAGTATCTTCAGCGACGATTTGACCAACGCATGCGGCTCTTTGGATCAATTCTCTTCACGGTGGCTTGCGTAAGTATTAACGGAGAGCTTTTGATTGAAGGAGTTTTAATCGAACTTTTTGCCCATAAGCTACTCTGGATGCCCATCGTCATTTACGTCCCAGCACTGGCGTTCAACCAAGGTATGTTTAGTGTGGAAACTGCTTTGTTGCTGCAATGAATTCTATGCGTTCTCTCTCATTGTTAGTGACTGGATTGAGCATACACGTTGTTACACCGATTGTTTGCATGATTTGTGTATTCTACACCAGCATTGTAAGTTCAGTATTAGATTATTGGACAAAAGTTGACAAGTtgatgattctttttttttctttgtaaaaGGGGGGACTGAAAGCCGTAGTCTGGACCGATGTGATTCAATCTGGTGTGACGTTGTTAGCATTGCTAGCTGTGCTGATCAAAGGGACGTACGACATTGGAGGTCCTGTAGAAGTTCTGCAACGAAACATTGCAGGCGATCGCCTGGAGACACCTATCATCGATCCCGATCCTACGCTACGACACTCAATCTGGATCATCCTGATCGGAGCGCCGGTGTGGTTTTGTTACGGCGTATCTTGCAGTCAGGACATGATTCAACGGTTTCTAGCATTACCCACATTGCAAGATGCTCGTAAAGCTTTAAAAGGCTTTGTGATTGGTTGGATTGTAGttaatttaatattcttcCTAATCGGAATGCTCGTGTACGCCACCTATTATCGGTGCGATCCGCTAACAACGCAGTTAGCCAGAGCAAAGGATCAACTGTTGCCGCTATTTGTGATGGAAACGTTTGCGGCGTACCCGGGCATGACTGGAGTGTTTGTAGCAGGTATCTTCAGTGCGGCTCTGAGCTCGTTGTCCTCGGCATTGAACGCACTCTCCGCCATTACGCTAGAAGACTTCTGCAAACCATACTGTAAGAAGCCGCTGACAGAGAAGCAGATCGGCTACATCATGCGGGGCTCTGTGTTGATATAC
The Anopheles moucheti chromosome 2, idAnoMoucSN_F20_07, whole genome shotgun sequence genome window above contains:
- the LOC128298180 gene encoding sodium-coupled monocarboxylate transporter 1-like, with the translated sequence MSSDWLLNGSSGEDYSTDEATFYDGNDMSGQTIDSISRSLQRFDWPDYVVFVLMLLICIVIGIFFGYQDHQKHKRRRKQARRESEALDYLVGGRKMQIFPVSVSLVASWISGISLLGTSTEIYVYGTQYCYIVFAVIIMGFALHHIFLPVFHELQITSAYEYLQRRFDQRMRLFGSILFTVACLLWMPIVIYVPALAFNQVTGLSIHVVTPIVCMICVFYTSIGGLKAVVWTDVIQSGVTLLALLAVLIKGTYDIGGPVEVLQRNIAGDRLETPIIDPDPTLRHSIWIILIGAPVWFCYGVSCSQDMIQRFLALPTLQDARKALKGFVIGWIVVNLIFFLIGMLVYATYYRCDPLTTQLARAKDQLLPLFVMETFAAYPGMTGVFVAGIFSAALSSLSSALNALSAITLEDFCKPYCKKPLTEKQIGYIMRGSVLIYGALSVLLSLLVEHLGTVMQLTMTLSSASGAPLFGLFVMGILMPWVNGTGALYGGVTGLLVMLYMCYKAQYSIASGSRTFDTKPVSVEECSYEYAYNRTDTSPADAESDLEQLEKSIYHMSYMYFTLFGTSVTCLTGTIVSFLTKLRGTYHQEPIDPKLLAPCIRKMQAGGIPLTFQAVPTDKKLAELNETECS